A window of Clavibacter michiganensis contains these coding sequences:
- a CDS encoding ABC transporter produces MRSRTTAPALLAGLALALTACSTAPTDAPATDRTADEQGEGHGAVTGAAELSEPRLGLTSIDPTGAVTHLDLLDESVTDLGSIGAPTAMTSDGRYLFAQTDAGVEIVDSGVWTWDHVDHFHYYRADPRLLGTVEGAGTATVATTNLSTTGGTGLFFPDSGEAVLLDTEALSKGEVEELFRLDGEPGPGMVVPVGSSALVTEGQGADATVVGHTAEGERTGLVEPCPDPAGTITTRVGAVIGCGNGALLATLTDDELAVERIPYPEGTTTPPATSFDTREGRPTVAGLAGDQGIWLLDTRERAWTLLPAPAPLVHVTAVDDSDDHLLALTVDGRVLVMSAGDGAVLADTGPLVADSLAAGRIPTLVADQQRAYLAGPVEQRLHEIDFADGARVSRTFDTATEPAFTAESGR; encoded by the coding sequence GTGCGCTCCCGCACCACCGCTCCCGCACTCCTGGCCGGCCTCGCGCTCGCCCTCACCGCGTGCTCGACCGCTCCCACCGACGCACCAGCCACAGATCGAACTGCCGACGAGCAGGGCGAGGGCCACGGCGCCGTCACGGGCGCCGCCGAGCTCTCGGAGCCCCGCCTCGGCCTGACGAGCATCGATCCCACCGGCGCAGTCACGCACCTCGACCTGCTCGACGAGTCGGTCACCGACCTCGGCTCCATCGGCGCACCGACCGCGATGACCTCCGACGGCCGCTACCTCTTCGCCCAGACCGACGCGGGCGTCGAGATCGTCGACAGCGGCGTCTGGACCTGGGACCACGTCGACCACTTCCACTACTACCGCGCGGATCCGCGCCTCCTCGGCACGGTCGAGGGCGCGGGCACCGCGACGGTCGCGACCACCAACCTGTCCACGACGGGCGGCACGGGCCTCTTCTTCCCCGACTCCGGCGAGGCCGTGCTGCTCGACACGGAGGCACTGTCGAAGGGCGAGGTCGAGGAGCTGTTCCGCCTCGACGGCGAGCCCGGCCCCGGCATGGTCGTGCCCGTCGGATCCAGCGCGCTCGTCACCGAGGGGCAGGGCGCGGACGCGACCGTCGTCGGCCACACGGCCGAGGGCGAGCGCACCGGCCTCGTCGAGCCGTGCCCGGATCCCGCGGGCACCATCACGACACGCGTCGGCGCCGTCATCGGCTGCGGGAACGGCGCGCTCCTCGCCACCCTGACGGACGACGAGCTCGCGGTCGAGCGGATCCCCTACCCCGAGGGCACCACCACGCCGCCCGCCACGTCCTTCGACACCCGCGAGGGCCGCCCCACGGTCGCCGGCCTCGCGGGCGACCAGGGCATCTGGTTGCTCGACACCCGCGAGCGCGCCTGGACGTTGCTGCCCGCGCCCGCTCCGCTCGTGCACGTGACGGCCGTCGACGACTCCGACGACCACCTGCTCGCCCTCACGGTGGACGGCCGCGTGCTCGTCATGTCCGCGGGCGACGGCGCCGTGCTCGCCGACACCGGACCCCTCGTGGCCGACTCGTTGGCCGCCGGCCGGATCCCGACCCTCGTCGCCGACCAGCAGCGCGCCTACCTCGCGGGCCCGGTCGAACAGCGCCTGCACGAGATCGACTTCGCCGACGGCGCCCGCGTCTCCCGCACCTTCGACACCGCGACCGAGCCGGCGTTCACCGCGGAGAGCGGCCGATGA
- a CDS encoding tautomerase family protein, producing MPLIRIDLVEGRPDAQITAIGDVLMRTLVDVYGLPERDRFQIVTEHAPGRLTALDVGLGIERSEQVVIIQIFTQAGRSTEEKQEFFRTLAASLAEVGVAGEDLVIGFVENTAADWSFGFGRAQYVTGELQKPGS from the coding sequence ATGCCCCTCATCCGCATCGACCTCGTCGAAGGACGACCCGACGCGCAGATCACCGCGATCGGCGACGTCCTCATGCGCACGCTCGTCGACGTCTACGGCCTCCCGGAGCGCGACCGCTTCCAGATCGTCACCGAGCACGCGCCGGGTCGGCTCACGGCCCTCGACGTCGGGCTGGGGATCGAGCGGTCCGAGCAGGTCGTGATCATCCAGATCTTCACGCAGGCCGGCCGCAGCACCGAGGAGAAGCAGGAGTTCTTCCGCACCCTCGCGGCCTCCCTCGCCGAGGTCGGCGTCGCCGGCGAGGACCTCGTCATCGGCTTCGTGGAGAACACCGCCGCCGACTGGTCCTTCGGCTTCGGCCGCGCCCAGTACGTGACCGGGGAGCTGCAGAAGCCGGGGAGCTGA
- a CDS encoding GNAT family N-acetyltransferase, whose product MPTRIRLATAADLVALQRIEDDADRLLVDLLRPEVWPPAPTGASRAAEPGSLLVAEDAAVADGALVGFAHVLEIDGLAHLEQVSVPPEHGRRGHGRALVEASADEARRRGHRRITLRTFADVPWNATAYARAGFAEEPPATTFHLALVETEARLGLDRLGRRIQMGRALG is encoded by the coding sequence GTGCCCACCCGGATCCGCCTCGCCACCGCCGCCGACCTCGTCGCGCTGCAGCGGATCGAGGACGACGCCGACCGCCTGCTCGTCGACCTGCTGCGGCCGGAGGTCTGGCCGCCCGCGCCGACCGGAGCGTCTCGCGCTGCGGAGCCGGGGTCCCTGCTGGTCGCGGAGGATGCGGCCGTGGCCGACGGCGCGCTCGTCGGCTTCGCGCACGTCCTGGAGATCGACGGCCTGGCCCACCTCGAGCAGGTCTCGGTGCCGCCCGAGCACGGCCGCCGCGGCCACGGGCGCGCGCTCGTCGAGGCGTCCGCGGATGAGGCCCGGCGACGCGGCCACCGGCGGATCACGCTGCGCACCTTCGCCGACGTGCCGTGGAACGCGACCGCCTACGCCCGCGCCGGGTTCGCGGAGGAGCCGCCCGCGACGACGTTCCACCTGGCCCTCGTGGAGACGGAGGCGCGGCTCGGGCTCGACCGGCTCGGGCGGCGGATCCAGATGGGGCGCGCGCTGGGTTGA
- the aztA gene encoding zinc ABC transporter ATP-binding protein AztA, whose translation MPSSRPTAPAAVLRGIRVELGTHPALAGVDLDFMPGALTVIAGPNGAGKSTLLEVVAGTRPPTSGTRTAADPAAFVPQRTAVSDRLPVTVRDVVTVGAWGRVHRWRRLDPDARRAVDDALDRLGLIPLASQGFAALSGGQRQRALLAQGLARGAGLLLLDEPTTGLDTASAKRIRAIMRSEASRGVAVVCVSHDRAVIDDADRVVRLEDGLVVADAVR comes from the coding sequence ATGCCATCTTCGAGGCCCACCGCGCCCGCCGCCGTCCTGCGGGGGATCCGCGTCGAGCTCGGCACCCATCCCGCCCTCGCCGGGGTGGACCTCGACTTCATGCCGGGCGCGCTCACCGTGATCGCGGGACCGAACGGCGCCGGCAAGTCGACCCTGCTGGAGGTGGTCGCGGGGACCCGCCCACCCACCTCCGGCACCCGGACCGCAGCGGATCCCGCGGCCTTCGTCCCACAGCGGACGGCCGTATCCGACCGACTCCCCGTCACCGTCCGCGACGTCGTGACGGTCGGGGCCTGGGGCCGCGTGCACCGGTGGCGCCGGCTCGACCCGGACGCGCGCCGCGCCGTCGACGACGCGCTCGACCGCCTCGGCCTGATCCCCCTCGCGTCGCAGGGATTCGCCGCGCTCTCGGGCGGCCAGCGGCAGCGCGCGCTGCTCGCGCAGGGCCTCGCCCGCGGCGCCGGCCTCCTTCTCCTCGACGAGCCGACCACGGGCCTCGACACCGCGAGCGCGAAGCGGATCCGCGCGATCATGCGCTCCGAGGCGTCCCGCGGCGTCGCCGTGGTGTGCGTCTCGCACGACCGCGCGGTGATCGACGACGCCGACCGCGTGGTGCGCCTGGAGGACGGCCTCGTGGTGGCGGACGCCGTGCGCTGA
- a CDS encoding SulP family inorganic anion transporter, with amino-acid sequence MASGTATPTVPAPPVRHPSPTVLQALRSPRLLSREVLAGLVVALALIPEAISFSIIAGVDPRVGLFSSFVMAVSIAFLGGRPAMITAATGAIALVVAPVVRDHGLDYLIATVILGGLLQIVLGLLGVAKLMRFIPRSVMVGFVNALAILIFSAQIPNLVGVPWLVYPLVAVGIAIIVLMPRITKVVPAPLVAIVVITVAVVVTALAVPTVGDEGALPDSLPTLFIPDVPLTFDTLRIIAPYALALALVGILESLMTAKLVDDITDTPSRKTRETLGQGGANILSGLFGGMGGCAMIGQTMINVKASGARTRISTFLAGVFLLILVVGLGDVVAIIPMAALVAVMIMVSVGTFDWHSIRPSTLRRMPVGETLVMVLTVIVVVLTDNLAIGVIIGVIAAMIVFARRVAHFATVERTERTDEDGAPVAHYAVIGELFFASSNDLTTQFDYAGDPERVVIDMTGSHVWDASTVAALDAITYKYERHGKRAVISGMNDSSAAMHGRLAGELGAGH; translated from the coding sequence ATGGCCTCAGGAACAGCCACCCCCACCGTCCCCGCGCCGCCCGTGCGGCATCCCAGCCCCACCGTCCTCCAGGCGCTGCGGAGCCCGCGCCTCCTCAGCCGCGAGGTGCTCGCCGGCCTCGTCGTCGCGCTCGCGCTCATCCCCGAGGCGATCTCGTTCTCGATCATCGCGGGCGTGGATCCGCGCGTCGGCCTCTTCTCGTCGTTCGTGATGGCCGTCTCGATCGCGTTCCTCGGCGGCCGGCCCGCCATGATCACCGCGGCCACGGGCGCCATCGCGCTCGTCGTCGCGCCGGTCGTGCGCGACCACGGCCTCGACTACCTCATTGCGACCGTCATCCTCGGCGGCCTGCTGCAGATCGTGCTCGGCCTCCTCGGGGTGGCGAAGCTCATGCGCTTCATCCCGCGCTCGGTGATGGTCGGGTTCGTCAACGCGCTCGCGATCCTCATCTTCTCCGCGCAGATCCCCAACCTCGTGGGCGTGCCGTGGCTCGTCTACCCGCTGGTCGCCGTCGGCATCGCGATCATCGTGCTGATGCCGCGGATCACGAAGGTCGTCCCGGCGCCGCTCGTCGCCATCGTCGTGATCACCGTCGCGGTGGTCGTCACCGCGCTCGCCGTGCCGACCGTGGGCGACGAGGGCGCGCTGCCCGACAGCCTGCCGACCCTGTTCATCCCGGACGTGCCGCTCACGTTCGACACGCTGCGCATCATCGCGCCGTACGCGCTCGCCCTGGCGCTCGTCGGGATCCTCGAGTCGCTGATGACCGCCAAGCTCGTCGACGACATCACCGACACCCCCTCGCGCAAGACCCGCGAGACGCTCGGCCAGGGCGGCGCGAACATCCTCTCGGGCCTGTTCGGCGGCATGGGCGGCTGCGCGATGATCGGCCAGACGATGATCAACGTGAAGGCATCCGGCGCCCGCACCCGCATCTCCACGTTCCTCGCCGGCGTCTTCCTGCTGATCCTCGTGGTCGGCCTCGGCGACGTCGTCGCGATCATCCCGATGGCCGCGCTCGTGGCCGTGATGATCATGGTCTCGGTCGGCACGTTCGACTGGCACAGCATCCGGCCGTCGACCCTGCGCCGCATGCCCGTCGGCGAGACGCTCGTCATGGTGCTCACGGTGATCGTCGTGGTCCTCACCGACAACCTCGCGATCGGCGTCATCATCGGCGTGATCGCCGCGATGATCGTCTTCGCCCGCCGCGTCGCCCACTTCGCCACGGTCGAGCGCACGGAGCGCACCGACGAGGACGGCGCCCCGGTCGCGCACTACGCCGTGATCGGCGAGCTGTTCTTCGCCTCCAGCAACGACCTCACCACCCAGTTCGACTACGCGGGCGACCCCGAGCGCGTGGTCATCGACATGACCGGATCCCACGTGTGGGATGCGTCGACGGTCGCCGCACTCGACGCCATCACGTACAAGTACGAGCGCCACGGCAAGCGCGCCGTCATCAGCGGGATGAACGACTCGTCCGCCGCCATGCACGGCCGCCTCGCGGGGGAGCTCGGCGCGGGGCACTAG
- a CDS encoding MauE/DoxX family redox-associated membrane protein, protein MLGTLLVIARMCAGGFFVWTGSAKLSRSRHFWSQIMGYKIVGPRQARLLAAALPPVEFVAGLFFAAGLWPAVTGCVLLLLLAAFTAAIASSLLRGLENDCGCAGSDRVSPLLIVRNVMLASLAVAGMSSAAPAYSGEIIVVACGCLLVVVISSNSYRAIGR, encoded by the coding sequence ATGTTGGGGACGCTGCTGGTCATTGCCCGCATGTGCGCAGGTGGATTCTTCGTCTGGACGGGCAGCGCGAAACTGAGCCGGTCTCGACACTTCTGGTCCCAGATCATGGGTTACAAGATCGTCGGACCCCGTCAAGCCAGATTGCTCGCTGCCGCGCTGCCTCCCGTCGAGTTCGTCGCCGGCTTGTTCTTCGCCGCTGGGCTATGGCCCGCCGTGACGGGGTGCGTCCTGCTTCTGCTGCTCGCCGCATTCACTGCCGCCATCGCATCCTCTCTGCTCCGCGGCCTCGAGAACGATTGCGGCTGCGCGGGGAGCGATCGCGTCTCACCGCTCCTCATCGTCCGCAACGTCATGCTCGCCTCGCTGGCGGTCGCCGGAATGTCATCCGCGGCGCCGGCTTATTCCGGCGAGATCATCGTCGTGGCATGCGGGTGCCTCCTTGTCGTCGTAATCAGCTCCAATTCGTATCGTGCAATAGGAAGATAA
- a CDS encoding response regulator transcription factor: protein MDDRRDAARIRAAVVDDAVLLREGLARVLVEAGIDVVAQHADAAGFLAALADDAPDVVVMDVRMPPTFSDEGIRATVEARRRVPGIGVLLLSQYVEAAYAEEVFRSGTAGIGYLLKDRVTRLEEIDDAVRRIASGGTVLDPEVVTQLMARRRDPLSALTPREREVLALMAEGRTNAAIARALVIGTGAIEKHVTSIFSKLGLEDTGEDHRRVLAVLAYLG from the coding sequence ATGGACGACCGCCGGGATGCAGCGCGCATCCGGGCCGCCGTGGTCGACGACGCCGTGCTCCTCCGCGAGGGGCTCGCGCGCGTGCTCGTCGAGGCCGGCATCGACGTCGTCGCGCAGCACGCGGACGCCGCCGGCTTCCTCGCGGCGCTGGCCGACGACGCCCCCGACGTCGTGGTTATGGACGTCCGCATGCCGCCGACGTTCTCCGACGAGGGGATCCGCGCCACGGTCGAGGCGCGCCGCCGCGTGCCGGGGATCGGCGTGCTCCTGCTCTCCCAGTACGTCGAGGCCGCCTACGCCGAGGAGGTCTTCCGCAGCGGCACGGCCGGCATCGGCTACCTGCTCAAGGACCGGGTGACCCGGCTCGAGGAGATCGACGACGCCGTGCGCCGCATCGCGTCCGGCGGCACCGTGCTCGACCCGGAGGTGGTGACGCAGCTCATGGCCCGACGACGCGATCCCCTCAGCGCGCTGACCCCGCGCGAGCGGGAGGTGCTCGCGCTCATGGCCGAGGGCCGCACCAACGCGGCGATCGCGCGGGCGCTGGTCATCGGCACGGGCGCGATCGAGAAGCACGTGACGAGCATCTTCTCGAAGCTCGGCCTCGAGGACACGGGCGAGGACCACCGCCGGGTGCTCGCCGTGCTCGCGTACCTCGGGTGA
- the aztC gene encoding zinc ABC transporter substrate-binding protein AztC, which yields MSGRGIRRALAATAAAATALGLTGCAAAGDDRPTVYVSTNILGDVVEELVGEEAEVVTLMKPNADPHSFEISAQQAAGLRSADLVVSNGLGLEEGLQQHLDAASAADVRTFVAGDAIEVLDYGEGDAAGMPDSHFWTDPARMVDVVDALEPVLSGIDGVDRAGLAARTAAYRGALEALDAEMTAAFAAIPAERRALVTNHHVFGYLADRFDFEVVGAVIPGGTTLAAPSASDLADLVSAVEETGVPTIFAESSQPDRLVQALASEADIRVEVVELFTESLTGPEGGAPDYLSMMRVNTQRIATGLSP from the coding sequence ATGAGCGGGCGCGGGATCCGCAGGGCGCTCGCCGCGACGGCCGCGGCCGCGACCGCCCTCGGGCTCACGGGCTGCGCGGCCGCGGGCGACGACCGGCCCACTGTCTACGTCTCGACGAACATCCTCGGCGACGTGGTGGAGGAGCTCGTCGGCGAGGAGGCGGAGGTCGTGACGCTGATGAAGCCGAACGCGGATCCGCACTCGTTCGAGATCTCCGCGCAGCAGGCCGCGGGCCTCCGCTCCGCCGACCTCGTCGTCTCCAACGGCCTCGGCCTCGAGGAGGGGCTGCAGCAGCACCTCGACGCAGCTTCCGCCGCCGACGTGCGGACCTTCGTCGCGGGCGACGCCATCGAGGTCCTCGACTACGGCGAGGGTGACGCGGCCGGCATGCCGGACTCCCACTTCTGGACGGATCCCGCCCGCATGGTCGACGTCGTCGACGCGCTCGAGCCCGTGCTCTCGGGGATCGACGGCGTGGATCGCGCAGGGCTCGCCGCGCGCACGGCCGCCTACCGCGGCGCGCTCGAGGCCCTCGACGCCGAGATGACGGCCGCGTTCGCCGCGATCCCCGCGGAGCGCCGCGCCCTCGTCACCAACCACCACGTCTTCGGGTACCTCGCCGACCGCTTCGACTTCGAGGTCGTCGGCGCCGTGATCCCCGGCGGCACGACCCTCGCCGCGCCGTCCGCCAGCGACCTCGCCGACCTCGTGTCGGCGGTCGAGGAGACCGGCGTCCCCACGATCTTCGCGGAGTCCTCGCAGCCCGACCGCCTCGTGCAGGCGCTGGCGAGCGAGGCCGACATCCGCGTGGAGGTGGTCGAGCTGTTCACGGAGTCCCTCACCGGACCCGAGGGCGGCGCCCCCGACTACCTCTCCATGATGCGCGTCAACACGCAGCGCATCGCCACCGGGCTCTCCCCTTGA
- a CDS encoding ribonuclease J — MPPTSHAHALDIAKPGRLPRGGLRVTPLGGLGDVGRNMTLFEYEGELLIVDCGVLFPEESQPGINVILPDFSTLRGRLDKITGIVLTHGHEDHIGGVPYLLQERPDIPVIGSRLTLAFISAKLEEHKIKPVTRQVKEGDRITAGKFDLEFVAVNHSIPDGLAVAIRTGAGMVLHTGDFKMDQFPMDRRLTDLGAFARLGEEGVDLFLTDSTNAEVPGFTTAEKDLTPAIEKVFRTAPKRIVVSSFASHVHRIQQVLDSAEQYGRKVSFVGRSMVRNMKIASDLGYLRIPKGLVIDLKALNKLPDDKVTLICTGSQGEPMAALSRMARREHIIEVGEGDTILLASSLIPGNENAIYGVINGLIRWGADVVHKGNAKVHVSGHASAGELVYCYNLVKPRNVLPVHGEWRHLVANAALAESTGVKNALVIEDGVSVDLVNGRATISGRVPAPYVFVDGMTIGVATEEALEERRTLAAEGQITVLGIFDEKEQKLIHPAELITRGFVEHDGWIPEAEAAISTALKNAAAKRHLDGVAAERAMSDGLQRWLQRRHRRTPVVTVIVVDAD; from the coding sequence ATGCCTCCCACGTCCCACGCCCACGCCCTCGACATCGCCAAGCCCGGGCGCCTGCCCCGCGGCGGCCTGCGCGTCACGCCCCTCGGCGGCCTCGGCGACGTCGGCCGCAACATGACGCTGTTCGAGTACGAGGGCGAGCTGCTCATCGTCGACTGCGGCGTGCTCTTCCCCGAGGAGAGCCAGCCCGGCATCAACGTGATCCTCCCCGACTTCAGCACCCTGCGCGGGCGCCTCGACAAGATCACGGGCATCGTCCTCACGCACGGCCACGAGGACCACATCGGCGGCGTCCCCTACCTCCTGCAGGAGCGGCCCGACATCCCCGTCATCGGATCCCGGCTCACGCTCGCGTTCATCAGCGCGAAGCTCGAGGAGCACAAGATCAAGCCCGTCACCCGCCAGGTGAAGGAGGGCGACCGCATCACCGCGGGCAAGTTCGACCTCGAGTTCGTCGCCGTGAACCACTCCATCCCCGACGGCCTCGCCGTCGCGATCCGCACGGGCGCCGGCATGGTCCTGCACACGGGCGACTTCAAGATGGATCAGTTCCCGATGGACCGCCGCCTCACCGACCTCGGCGCGTTCGCGCGCCTCGGCGAGGAGGGCGTGGACCTCTTCCTCACCGACTCCACCAACGCGGAGGTCCCCGGCTTCACGACCGCCGAGAAGGACCTCACGCCCGCCATCGAGAAGGTGTTCCGCACGGCGCCCAAGCGCATCGTCGTCTCCAGCTTCGCGAGCCACGTGCACCGGATCCAGCAGGTGCTCGACTCCGCCGAGCAGTACGGCCGCAAGGTCTCGTTCGTTGGCCGCTCGATGGTCCGCAACATGAAGATCGCGTCCGACCTCGGCTACCTGCGCATCCCCAAGGGCCTCGTCATCGACCTCAAGGCGCTGAACAAGCTGCCGGACGACAAGGTCACGCTCATCTGCACGGGTTCGCAGGGCGAGCCGATGGCGGCGCTCAGCCGCATGGCGCGCCGCGAGCACATCATCGAGGTGGGCGAGGGCGACACGATCCTCCTCGCCAGCTCGCTCATCCCCGGCAACGAGAACGCCATCTACGGCGTGATCAACGGCCTGATCCGCTGGGGCGCCGACGTCGTGCACAAGGGCAACGCGAAGGTGCACGTCTCCGGCCACGCCAGCGCCGGCGAGCTCGTGTACTGCTACAACCTCGTCAAGCCCCGCAACGTGCTGCCGGTGCACGGCGAGTGGCGCCACCTCGTCGCCAACGCCGCGCTCGCCGAGAGCACGGGCGTGAAGAACGCGCTCGTCATCGAGGACGGCGTGAGCGTCGACCTCGTCAACGGCCGCGCCACGATCTCCGGCCGCGTGCCCGCGCCCTACGTCTTCGTCGACGGCATGACCATCGGCGTCGCGACCGAGGAGGCGCTCGAGGAGCGCCGCACGCTCGCCGCCGAGGGGCAGATCACCGTGCTCGGCATCTTCGACGAGAAGGAGCAGAAGCTCATCCACCCGGCCGAGCTCATCACGCGCGGCTTCGTGGAGCACGATGGCTGGATCCCCGAGGCCGAGGCCGCCATCAGCACCGCCCTCAAGAACGCCGCCGCCAAGCGCCACCTCGACGGCGTCGCCGCCGAGCGCGCCATGAGCGACGGCCTGCAGCGCTGGCTCCAGCGCCGCCACCGCCGCACGCCGGTGGTCACGGTCATCGTGGTGGACGCCGACTAG
- a CDS encoding sensor histidine kinase — MNETSPTTEAESTPVPPEDLPAAPADADDRADTDEGAGTPPPAVRRRSFYADAWRHLPRDLGYLALTALLLATVYFALPTAVYSLFDSILWSASGLFAAVALLVALFAARGLGAVERVRIGWAEPRPIRPVDWTPRWQQNRAMRILSAVANPHYWLHLLHAVVVYPLVSFVTLGAGALLVAGFLGPIAGGIAILGYGWRFEQVLTDHGYDAGRTFALAGVLGVTAMILSVVLLPLWARGAVLAHYWTDHALLGGFKSDALERRVQGLEQSRAGAVTAEGQTLRQIERDLHDGPQQRLVRLRMDLAAAERALDTDPERARTLIAEASEHAHDTLEELRALSRGFAPPILLDRGLVAALEALASRATVPVALDVHLPEALVLPTEVERNVYFTVSELLTNVAKHSEATRADVTLVLMRDFDGARILVARVTDDGRGGASVQEGHGLEGLVGRIGALDGDVSISSPQGGPTRITARVPLLTLNGVPTDGSAGTGPEAGGPVAASPDPAA, encoded by the coding sequence ATGAACGAGACATCGCCCACCACCGAGGCCGAATCGACGCCCGTGCCACCCGAAGACCTCCCCGCCGCACCCGCGGACGCCGACGACCGAGCCGACACGGATGAGGGCGCCGGCACACCGCCGCCCGCCGTCCGCCGCCGCTCCTTCTACGCCGACGCCTGGCGCCACCTCCCGCGCGACCTCGGGTACCTCGCCCTCACCGCGCTGCTGCTCGCCACCGTCTACTTCGCGCTCCCCACCGCGGTCTACAGCCTCTTCGACTCGATCCTGTGGTCCGCGTCCGGGCTGTTCGCGGCCGTCGCGCTCCTCGTCGCGCTGTTCGCGGCGCGCGGGCTGGGCGCGGTCGAGCGGGTGCGGATCGGGTGGGCCGAGCCCCGCCCCATCCGCCCGGTCGACTGGACGCCCAGGTGGCAGCAGAACCGCGCCATGCGGATCCTCTCGGCCGTCGCGAACCCGCACTACTGGCTGCACCTGCTGCACGCGGTCGTGGTCTACCCGCTGGTGTCGTTCGTGACGCTCGGCGCGGGCGCCCTGCTGGTGGCCGGGTTCCTCGGCCCGATCGCCGGCGGCATCGCGATCCTCGGCTACGGCTGGCGCTTCGAGCAGGTGCTCACCGACCACGGCTACGACGCGGGACGCACCTTCGCGCTCGCCGGCGTCCTCGGCGTGACCGCGATGATCCTGTCCGTCGTGCTGCTCCCGCTCTGGGCGCGCGGCGCCGTGCTCGCCCACTACTGGACCGACCACGCGCTCCTCGGCGGCTTCAAGTCCGACGCCCTCGAGCGCCGCGTGCAGGGCCTCGAGCAGTCCCGCGCCGGAGCCGTGACGGCCGAGGGCCAGACGCTCCGACAGATCGAGCGCGACCTGCACGACGGACCGCAGCAGCGGCTCGTGCGCCTCCGCATGGACCTCGCGGCCGCCGAGCGCGCGCTGGACACGGATCCGGAGCGGGCGAGGACGCTCATCGCCGAGGCCTCCGAGCACGCGCACGACACCCTCGAGGAGCTGCGCGCGCTGTCCCGCGGGTTCGCCCCGCCGATCCTCCTCGACCGCGGGCTCGTCGCCGCGCTGGAGGCCCTCGCGTCCCGGGCGACCGTCCCTGTCGCGCTCGACGTCCACCTGCCCGAGGCCCTGGTGCTCCCGACCGAGGTCGAGCGCAACGTCTACTTCACCGTCAGCGAGCTCCTCACCAACGTCGCGAAGCACTCCGAGGCGACCCGTGCGGACGTCACGCTGGTGCTGATGCGCGACTTCGACGGCGCGCGGATCCTCGTGGCCCGCGTGACCGACGACGGCCGGGGCGGCGCCTCCGTGCAGGAGGGCCACGGCCTCGAGGGGCTCGTCGGGCGGATCGGCGCGCTCGACGGCGACGTGAGCATCTCCAGCCCGCAGGGCGGACCCACGCGCATCACGGCACGGGTGCCGCTGCTCACGCTGAACGGCGTGCCGACCGACGGATCCGCCGGCACCGGTCCCGAGGCGGGCGGACCGGTCGCCGCATCGCCCGACCCCGCCGCGTGA
- the aztB gene encoding zinc ABC transporter permease AztB — protein sequence MSFLTRGILEPFALDFLQRALLGGALVAILCGVVGTWVVIRGMAFLGEALAHGMLPGVALATVLGLPVLVGGALSAVAMSLGIAALQRRGRLSYDTSIGLLFVAMLALGVVVISHSGSFATDATAILFGDILAIAPVDIALLAGAAVVGLAVAWAFHRPLVALALDPRIAAVLGLGPRSAQAALVGLVTLAVVASYQAVGSLLVVGLLLAPAVAAGHWTTRIPTRMALAAALGIAAVFVGLLVSWHAATAAGASVAATAIAVAGLSGAARAGLTALRSRPVPASPAAPA from the coding sequence GTGTCGTTCCTCACCCGCGGAATCCTCGAGCCGTTCGCGCTCGACTTCCTCCAGCGCGCCCTCCTCGGCGGCGCGCTCGTCGCGATCCTCTGCGGCGTCGTCGGGACGTGGGTCGTCATCCGCGGCATGGCCTTCCTGGGGGAGGCGCTCGCCCACGGGATGCTCCCCGGGGTGGCGCTCGCCACGGTCCTCGGGCTGCCCGTGCTCGTCGGCGGCGCGCTCAGCGCGGTCGCGATGAGCCTCGGGATCGCCGCCCTGCAGCGCCGCGGCCGGCTCTCCTACGACACGAGCATCGGCCTGCTGTTCGTCGCGATGCTGGCCCTCGGCGTCGTGGTGATCTCCCACTCCGGCAGCTTCGCCACGGACGCGACCGCGATCCTCTTCGGCGACATCCTCGCCATCGCGCCCGTCGACATCGCCCTGCTCGCGGGCGCGGCCGTCGTGGGCCTCGCCGTGGCGTGGGCCTTCCACCGGCCGCTCGTGGCGCTCGCGCTGGATCCGCGCATCGCGGCCGTGCTCGGCCTCGGCCCCCGCTCGGCGCAGGCCGCGCTCGTGGGCCTCGTGACCCTCGCGGTCGTCGCGTCGTACCAGGCCGTCGGATCCCTGCTGGTCGTCGGCCTGCTGCTCGCGCCGGCCGTCGCGGCCGGGCACTGGACCACGCGGATCCCGACCCGGATGGCGCTCGCGGCCGCGCTCGGCATCGCGGCCGTGTTCGTGGGGCTCCTCGTGTCCTGGCACGCGGCGACGGCGGCCGGCGCGTCGGTGGCGGCCACCGCGATCGCCGTCGCCGGGCTCTCGGGTGCCGCGCGTGCGGGCCTCACCGCTCTGCGCTCGCGTCCGGTCCCCGCATCCCCCGCGGCCCCCGCGTGA